In Castanea sativa cultivar Marrone di Chiusa Pesio chromosome 6, ASM4071231v1, a single window of DNA contains:
- the LOC142640818 gene encoding uncharacterized protein LOC142640818, with product MESERPYRTTSTNSSSNSSSTSELFICFTSRLSSSSSMKLSSKSILSPGRTREPSQISLSSSLSRRLRSNGSMKGGQASPMFPTGAKKRGCAFENPEPSSPKVTCIGQVRVKTKKQGKKLRTRSKRRGEASFRRVEQQNTSLNVTQQEVNVQNNSQFQSQQLLQQQQQQQHECSPHRNQRWVHLPVTICEGLRAFGAELNCFLPCRSSCMREKEEKAERSEGGGNESSCGAVFARWLVAMQESEGKGEREIELVVGEEESEIESVRRKSRREIFEGIEIKEERIEEEQEEGRVSICIPPKNALLLMRCRSDPVKMAALANRFWESPVHDKDEDKDEDNDNVEHEEEEQQRDLEERQSKVEVDEICDSQEHGYPEEKANLDLLEEEEEEEIVVDENPELQQHPEEQENHEEEKVRVEEEKVQVKEELFEEVNQPVPEPELKQEPEALVDPEVFEHNVVLQEIEDVQENEAEAEHEEEDEEEASFSSPTLVSIHSEQESEAQALEEEEEQEAKVEALAEDEDEEESLSGTPWEDEETVTQERFEPEEEEEDDPNTHKKEPVMEESKFGESQQRKPERDRESSVLPDCLLLMMCEPKLSMEVSKETWVCSTDFIRWLPERPIKKTNGGGGKDPKKRVISTATEDNSKNPAPPTHTAAAHHLLLQPPRSSCSFPAAVAAAAAPGAGVSMATMIEQKLVGAKGYEPFVLTRCKSEPMRSSAKLMPEPCFWKNRNLEPHRPATLGVGAAGVGF from the coding sequence ATGGAATCAGAAAGACCCTATCGCACTACAAGCACCAATAGTAGCAGCAATAGTAGCAGCACAAGCGAGCTCTTCATTTGCTTCACTTCAcgcctctcttcttcttcttccatgaAGCTCTCCTCCAAATCTATTCTCAGTCCAGGCCGTACTAGAGAACCatctcaaatctctctctcctcctctcTAAGCCGAAGACTAAGAAGCAACGGTAGCATGAAGGGAGGCCAAGCCTCGCCAATGTTCCCAACTGGGGCGAAGAAAAGAGGCTGTGCTTTTGAAAACCCAGAGCCCTCTTCACCCAAAGTCACCTGTATTGGTCAGGTGAGAGTCAAAACCAAGAAGCAAGGGAAAAAGTTGAGAACTAGATCGAAAAGAAGAGGGGAAGCGAGCTTTCGAAGAGTGGAGCAGCAAAATACAAGTCTTAATGTTACACAACAAGAGGTTAACGTTCAGAATAATAGTCAGTTCCAAAGCCAACAGCttttacaacaacaacagcagcagcagcatgAGTGTTCGCCGCATAGGAACCAAAGGTGGGTGCATTTACCAGTGACAATATGTGAAGGTTTGAGGGCTTTTGGTGCTGAGCTTAATTGCTTCCTGCCGTGTCGGTCTTCGTGTATGagggaaaaggaagagaaagctGAGAGATCGGAGGGTGGTGGAAATGAGAGTTCTTGTGGGGCTGTGTTTGCGAGGTGGTTGGTGGCGATGCAAGAAAGTGAAGGGAAGGGTGAGAGGGAGATAGAGTTGGTGGTGGGAGAAGAAGAAAGCGAGATAGAGAGTGTGAGGAGAAAGAGTAGGAGGGAGATTTTTGAAGGGATTGAGATTAAGGAAGAGAGGATTGAGGAAGAACAAGAGGAAGGGAGAGTTAGTATTTGTATTCCGCCTAAGAATGCTTTGTTGCTCATGAGGTGTAGATCTGACCCTGTTAAAATGGCGGCTCTGGCTAATCGGTTTTGGGAGTCTCCGGTTCATGATAAAGATGAAGATAAAGATGAGGATAATGATAATGTGGAAcacgaagaagaagaacaacaaaGGGATTTGGAAGAAAGGCAAAGTAAAGTTGAGGTGGATGAGATTTGTGATAGTCAAGAGCATGGATACCCAGAAGAAAAGGCAAACTTGGATttattagaagaagaagaagaagaagaaatagtagTAGACGAAAACCCAGAGCTTCAACAGCACCCAGAAGAGCAAGAAAaccatgaagaagaaaaagtacgagtagaagaagaaaaagtacaAGTAAAAGAAGAGTTGTTTGAGGAGGTGAACCAGCCAGTACCAGAACCAGAACTAAAACAAGAACCGGAAGCTCTTGTAGATCCCGAGGTTTTTGAACATAATGtagtacttcaagaaattgAGGATGTCCAAGAAAATGAAGCAGAGGCAGAAcacgaagaagaagatgaagaagaagcaagCTTTTCCTCTCCTACTTTAGTTTCCATACATTCGGAGCAAGAATCAGAAGCACAAGcactagaagaagaagaagagcaagaAGCAAAGGTTGAGGCTTTAGCCgaggatgaagatgaagaagagtCACTGTCTGGGACGCCTTGGGAAGACGAAGAGACAGTGACCCAGGAAAGATTCGaacctgaagaagaagaagaagacgaccCAAATACCCACAAAAAGGAGCCGGTTATGGAAGAGTCGAAGTTCGGAGAAAGTCAACAACGAAAGcctgagagagatagagaaagctCAGTGTTACCAGATTGCTTGCTTTTAATGATGTGTGAGCCCAAGCTTTCCATGGAGGTATCCAAAGAAACCTGGGTTTGCAGTACCGACTTCATCCGATGGCTCCCAGAGAGACCCATCAAGAAAACCAACGGCGGAGGTGGAAAAGACCCCAAAAAAAGAGTGATCAGCACCGCCACCGAGGACAACTCTAAAAATCCTGCGCCGCCTACGCACACGGCGGCAGCGCACCACTTGTTACTTCAGCCGCCGCGTTCCTCGTGTTCTTTTCCAGCTGCGGTGGCGGCAGCGGCGGCTCCGGGAGCAGGAGTGTCGATGGCGACTATGATAGAGCAGAAGCTCGTGGGGGCAAAAGGGTACGAGCCGTTTGTGTTGACACGCTGTAAGTCGGAGCCGATGAGGTCTTCGGCTAAGTTGATGCCAGAGCCTTGTTTTTGGAAGAATAGGAACCTTGAGCCGCACCGCCCGGCTACGCTTGGAGTCGGCGCGGCTGGGGTTGGGTTCTGA